A window of the Brassica napus cultivar Da-Ae chromosome C5, Da-Ae, whole genome shotgun sequence genome harbors these coding sequences:
- the LOC106400907 gene encoding F-box protein DOR: MESLHQKDHQTILTRFSKYSEEIPDDLITEILLRLPSRSIARFRCVRKLWDSTISRQDFTKSFLARSSSRPQILFACGKNNLKLFLSSSPQPHQNTDENSSSIAANYHMSFPCGRFYTLGHIGCLVYVREGMSLWKICNPSTGQCFTLPEVKIYSWIRTFFGYDPIEKQVKVLTITGEHGEDNHHVLTLETDKMSWRTIEYDTPHSPISAGVCISGVLYYRAYEHSFPDPCMMIVCFDVRSEKYSFIRVRESSLGAMEPETTTLINYNGQLASLEMQRSFSEASTSFDLWVPQDSGKEEWSKHTYKFPMLRNEAIHDTLYFIVGTNEIVLIPRKVSDPFYVFYYNLERKTSRSVEIRGMKEVKGKKVFAYLDHIEDLKLM; the protein is encoded by the coding sequence ATGGAATCACTGCACCAGAAGGATCATCAAACCATTCTTACACGATTTTCAAAATACTCGGAAGAGATCCCAGATGATCTCATTACCGAGATACTCTTGAGATTACCGTCGAGATCTATAGCGAGATTTCGTTGCGTACGCAAGTTATGGGATTCCACAATCAGCCGTCAAGATTTCACAAAGTCCTTCCTGGCAAGATCTTCTTCTCGACCACAGATCTTGTTCGCCTGCGGAAAGAATAATCTCAAATTGTTCTTGTCTTCCTCACCTCAGCCTCATCAAAATACAGATGAGAACTCGTCTTCTATAGCTGCCAATTATCATATGAGTTTCCCGTGTGGACGTTTCTATACATTAGGACATATCGGTTGTTTGGTCTATGTTAGAGAAGGTATGTCTTTGTGGAAGATATGTAACCCTAGCACTGGACAATGCTTTACTTTACCAGAAGTGAAGATATATAGTTGGATAAGAACATTTTTTGGGTATGATCCGATTGAGAAACAAGTCAAGGTATTGACAATAACAGGAGAACATGGAGAAGATAACCATCACGTTCTGACATTAGAAACTGATAAAATGTCTTGGAGAACGATTGAATATGACACACCTCATTCTCCTATATCTGCTGGTGTATGCATCAGTGGTGTTTTGTACTACAGAGCTTATGAGCATTCCTTTCCCGACCCTTGTATGATGATCGTGTGCTTTGACGTAAGATCTGAGAAGTACAGCTTTATAAGAGTTAGGGAAAGTTCCCTTGGAGCAATGGAACCTGAAACGACAACTCTGATAAACTACAACGGTCAACTGGCTTCACTTGAGATGCAAAGAAGTTTTTCTGAAGCAAGTACAAGTTTTGACTTGTGGGTTCCACAAGACTCCGGAAAAGAAGAATGGTCGAAACATACTTACAAGTTTCCCATGTTGAGGAATGAAGCTATACACGACACGTTATACTTTATTGTAGGTACAAATGAAATTGTGTTAATTCCGAGAAAAGTATCCGAccctttttatgttttttactaCAATCTCGAGAGGAAAACTAGCAGAAGTGTTGAAATCCGAGGAATGAAAGAGGTTAAGGGTAAGAAAGTTTTCGCTTATCTAGACCATATAGAGGACTTGAAGCTTATGTAA
- the LOC106397694 gene encoding pentatricopeptide repeat-containing protein At4g21190-like isoform X1: MAGFSSLIPTTPLKRAVARATGNLTAPLATVSSARNLFTGRVGRGNGEQGVFSHFNGISNHHIAIRTSPFHHLLEANQTNKPAFLKVQSMSYQFVADSHSSHRRSLEAEDEQDVEEEKAETPRKHQTGENIPKKDKIKFLVNTLLDIEDNKEAVYGALDAWVAWERNFPIASLKRVIAILEKEHQWHRMVQVIKWILSKGQGNTMGTYGQLIRALDMDRRAEEAHAIWRKKLGNDLHSVPWQLCLQMIRIYFRNNMLQELVKLFKDLESYDRKPTDKKIVQSVADAYELLGMLEEKERVLTKYSNLFLGTALDDKSRRSSRRKKKKPGVMDPEATTEDAAEDELQEGIEENVENHQESEEAAAEKRSE; encoded by the exons ATGGCGGGTTTCAGTTCTCTAATTCCTACGACGCCTCTCAAACGCGCCGTTGCTAGAGCAACCGGAAACCTAACGGCGCCGTTAGCTACTGTTTCTTCCGCACGAAACCTCTTCACCGGACGAGTAGGAAGAGGTAATG GTGAGCAAGGAGTGTTTTCTCATTTCAATGGAATAAG TAATCATCACATAGCCATTCGTACAAGtccatttcatcatcttcttgag GCTAATCAAACAAACAAGCCCGCGTTTTTGAAGGTCCAATCGATGAGCTATCAGTTTGTGGCTGATTCCCATTCATCTCATAGACGTTCTCTGGAAGCTGAG GACGAGCAAGATGTTGAGGAGGAAAAAGCTGAAACCCCTAGGAAGCATCAAACTGGGGAGAACATACCCAAGAAGGATAAAATAAAGTTTCTTGTGAATAct CTTCTTGATATCGAAGATAACAAAGAGGCTGTTTATGGAGCTCTGGATGCTTGGGTTGCTTGGGAACGCAATTTCCCCATTGCTTCCCTCAAAAGAGTCATAGCTATTCTTGAAAAGGAACATCAATGGCATCGAATGGTTCAG GTAATAAAGTGGATCCTAAGTAAGGGACAAGGGAACACGATGGGGACATATGGACAGTTGATACGGGCGTTGGATATGGATCGTAGAGCAGAAGAGGCGCATGCTATCTGGCGTAAGAAATTAGGGAATGATCTGCATTCCGTGCCTTGGCAATTATGCTTACAAATGATTCGCATTTATTTCAGGAACAACATGTTACAAGAACTTGTAaag CTGTTTAAGGATCTGGAGAGTTATGACCGCAAACCCACGGATAAAAAGATTGTGCAGTCAGTGGCGGACGCTTACGAGCTTTTAGGAATGCTCGAGGAGAAAGAAAGAGTATTGACTAAGTATAGCAATCTGTTTCTCGGTACAGCGTTAGATGATAAATCAAGAAGATCTtcaaggaggaagaagaagaaaccag gagtGATGGATCCTGAAGCAACCACAGAGGATGCAGCAGAAGATGAGTTACAAGAAGGGATCGAAGAAAatgtggaaaatcaccaggaatcAGAAGAAGCTG
- the LOC106397694 gene encoding pentatricopeptide repeat-containing protein At4g21190-like isoform X2, which yields MAGFSSLIPTTPLKRAVARATGNLTAPLATVSSARNLFTGRVGRGEQGVFSHFNGISNHHIAIRTSPFHHLLEANQTNKPAFLKVQSMSYQFVADSHSSHRRSLEAEDEQDVEEEKAETPRKHQTGENIPKKDKIKFLVNTLLDIEDNKEAVYGALDAWVAWERNFPIASLKRVIAILEKEHQWHRMVQVIKWILSKGQGNTMGTYGQLIRALDMDRRAEEAHAIWRKKLGNDLHSVPWQLCLQMIRIYFRNNMLQELVKLFKDLESYDRKPTDKKIVQSVADAYELLGMLEEKERVLTKYSNLFLGTALDDKSRRSSRRKKKKPGVMDPEATTEDAAEDELQEGIEENVENHQESEEAAAEKRSE from the exons ATGGCGGGTTTCAGTTCTCTAATTCCTACGACGCCTCTCAAACGCGCCGTTGCTAGAGCAACCGGAAACCTAACGGCGCCGTTAGCTACTGTTTCTTCCGCACGAAACCTCTTCACCGGACGAGTAGGAAGAG GTGAGCAAGGAGTGTTTTCTCATTTCAATGGAATAAG TAATCATCACATAGCCATTCGTACAAGtccatttcatcatcttcttgag GCTAATCAAACAAACAAGCCCGCGTTTTTGAAGGTCCAATCGATGAGCTATCAGTTTGTGGCTGATTCCCATTCATCTCATAGACGTTCTCTGGAAGCTGAG GACGAGCAAGATGTTGAGGAGGAAAAAGCTGAAACCCCTAGGAAGCATCAAACTGGGGAGAACATACCCAAGAAGGATAAAATAAAGTTTCTTGTGAATAct CTTCTTGATATCGAAGATAACAAAGAGGCTGTTTATGGAGCTCTGGATGCTTGGGTTGCTTGGGAACGCAATTTCCCCATTGCTTCCCTCAAAAGAGTCATAGCTATTCTTGAAAAGGAACATCAATGGCATCGAATGGTTCAG GTAATAAAGTGGATCCTAAGTAAGGGACAAGGGAACACGATGGGGACATATGGACAGTTGATACGGGCGTTGGATATGGATCGTAGAGCAGAAGAGGCGCATGCTATCTGGCGTAAGAAATTAGGGAATGATCTGCATTCCGTGCCTTGGCAATTATGCTTACAAATGATTCGCATTTATTTCAGGAACAACATGTTACAAGAACTTGTAaag CTGTTTAAGGATCTGGAGAGTTATGACCGCAAACCCACGGATAAAAAGATTGTGCAGTCAGTGGCGGACGCTTACGAGCTTTTAGGAATGCTCGAGGAGAAAGAAAGAGTATTGACTAAGTATAGCAATCTGTTTCTCGGTACAGCGTTAGATGATAAATCAAGAAGATCTtcaaggaggaagaagaagaaaccag gagtGATGGATCCTGAAGCAACCACAGAGGATGCAGCAGAAGATGAGTTACAAGAAGGGATCGAAGAAAatgtggaaaatcaccaggaatcAGAAGAAGCTG